One part of the candidate division WOR-3 bacterium genome encodes these proteins:
- a CDS encoding DNA recombination protein RmuC: MKVMREDNSKSIETIRTTVEEKLQGTLETKLTESFGLVSERLEQVYKGLGEMQTLASGVGDLKKVLSNVKTRGILGEVQLENILEQVMAPEQYVKNFSPKNGREAVEFAVLLPGRDETGEDKILLPLDAKFPLSNYQKLVEAQEKADKTEVETLSKALDADIMKSAKDIHDKYIFPPVTTDFALLFLPVEGLFAEIVRKPGLIEKIQRENHVVVAGPTTLWAILSSLQMGFRTLAIQKRSSEVWHLLSAVKTEWTKYNDVLSKIQKKLDEASSSVSEAEKRTRAIGRKLTEVQELPRREADEILEIASPDA; the protein is encoded by the coding sequence ATGAAAGTTATGCGGGAGGACAACTCTAAAAGCATTGAAACGATAAGAACGACGGTGGAAGAAAAACTGCAGGGAACACTCGAAACAAAACTGACGGAATCTTTCGGTCTTGTCAGCGAAAGGCTTGAACAGGTCTATAAAGGTCTCGGAGAAATGCAGACTCTGGCATCAGGAGTTGGGGATTTGAAAAAAGTCCTGTCTAACGTCAAGACCAGAGGTATTTTGGGCGAGGTCCAGCTCGAAAATATTTTGGAGCAGGTCATGGCTCCTGAGCAGTACGTCAAAAATTTTTCACCAAAAAACGGCAGAGAAGCCGTCGAATTCGCCGTTTTACTTCCCGGAAGGGACGAAACCGGAGAAGATAAAATTTTACTGCCATTAGACGCGAAATTTCCTCTTTCAAACTATCAGAAACTGGTTGAAGCACAGGAGAAGGCCGACAAAACGGAAGTTGAAACGTTGTCGAAAGCACTCGACGCCGACATAATGAAGTCGGCAAAAGATATTCACGATAAATACATATTTCCCCCCGTGACGACGGATTTTGCGCTTTTGTTTCTTCCAGTCGAGGGTCTTTTTGCTGAAATAGTAAGAAAACCGGGGCTCATAGAAAAAATTCAAAGAGAGAACCATGTAGTTGTTGCCGGACCGACGACTCTTTGGGCTATTTTAAGCAGTCTGCAGATGGGTTTCAGGACTCTGGCCATACAGAAAAGATCGTCTGAAGTCTGGCATCTTCTCAGCGCAGTAAAGACAGAATGGACTAAATACAACGACGTGCTCAGTAAAATTCAGAAAAAACTGGACGAGGCTTCCAGTTCAGTATCCGAAGCCGAAAAAAGGACGAGAGCGATAGGGAGGAAGCTTACAGAAGTTCAGGAATTACCTCGTAGAGAAGCGGACGAAATACTCGAAATCGCCAGCCCGGACGCCTGA